A stretch of Hydrogenothermus marinus DNA encodes these proteins:
- a CDS encoding UDP-N-acetylmuramoyl-tripeptide--D-alanyl-D-alanine ligase, with product MKISQIAEITEAKVINLKDKDINRFIINSKETQEGDFFVPLKGTKTDGHNFIEDALKKGAYGSFSIKDLNLDNILLVDNPLKALTKIAKYNKQKIKTKIAITGTAGKTTTKEILSFLLSQFEDIYYTKGNYNNHIGLPLTLANIDKNYNYGIFELGASQKGDIEYLSDILNQDIAVITNVGYGHTEGFGGYEGVLEEKTKILNNAKFKIIPEYININDKNTKSFGYKNADILIKDINLTMEGTEGILSYKGENIKVFVPVFNKKILENVAISVLILDYLGFDYKNALKRLNEFTVLKGRGNIIKHKNLTIIDDTYNANPISTKNAIETLSNLKGRKILVLADMKELGKFSKEKHEEIGRYILNSDIDKIFLFGEEVKYIYDILKEKKDVFILPKEKIAEKIKEEKQPAFVWIKGSRSTKMEEVIDLITE from the coding sequence ATGAAAATTTCCCAAATTGCAGAAATAACAGAAGCAAAAGTAATAAATTTAAAAGATAAAGATATAAATCGTTTTATTATTAATTCAAAAGAAACTCAAGAAGGAGATTTTTTTGTACCACTAAAAGGAACAAAAACTGATGGACATAACTTTATAGAAGATGCATTAAAAAAAGGAGCTTATGGTAGTTTTTCAATAAAAGATTTAAATCTTGATAATATCCTACTTGTGGATAATCCATTAAAAGCACTTACAAAAATAGCAAAATATAATAAACAAAAAATAAAAACTAAAATAGCAATTACAGGAACGGCAGGAAAAACAACAACAAAAGAGATTTTATCTTTCTTACTTTCCCAATTTGAAGATATTTATTACACTAAAGGAAATTATAATAATCATATAGGTCTTCCTTTAACCTTAGCAAACATAGATAAAAATTATAATTATGGTATTTTTGAACTTGGAGCAAGCCAAAAAGGAGATATTGAATATCTTTCTGATATTCTAAATCAAGATATTGCAGTTATTACAAATGTTGGATATGGTCATACAGAAGGATTTGGAGGATATGAAGGAGTTTTAGAAGAAAAAACAAAAATATTAAATAATGCAAAGTTTAAGATTATTCCAGAGTATATAAATATAAATGATAAAAATACTAAAAGTTTTGGCTATAAAAATGCAGATATTTTAATAAAAGACATCAATCTAACTATGGAAGGTACTGAAGGTATCTTAAGTTATAAAGGAGAAAATATTAAAGTATTTGTTCCTGTATTTAATAAAAAGATTTTAGAAAATGTAGCTATTTCAGTGCTTATACTTGATTATTTAGGATTTGATTATAAAAATGCTTTAAAAAGATTAAATGAGTTTACAGTCTTAAAAGGAAGAGGAAATATTATAAAACATAAAAATCTTACAATAATTGATGATACATACAATGCAAATCCTATTTCTACAAAAAATGCTATTGAAACTTTATCTAATTTAAAAGGAAGAAAAATTCTTGTTTTAGCAGATATGAAAGAACTTGGAAAGTTTTCAAAAGAAAAGCATGAAGAAATTGGAAGATATATTTTAAACTCAGATATAGATAAAATATTCCTTTTTGGAGAAGAAGTTAAATATATTTATGATATTTTAAAAGAAAAAAAAGATGTTTTTATCTTACCAAAAGAAAAAATAGCAGAAAAAATAAAGGAAGAAAAACAACCAGCTTTTGTATGGATAAAAGGTTCAAGAAGCACAAAAATGGAAGAAGTTATTGATTTAATTACTGAGTAA
- a CDS encoding class I SAM-dependent DNA methyltransferase, which translates to MSRFDELAKQWDEKPLRVENAKKIGQAILDNIPVSTDWNVMDFGAGTGLLTFYIQPFVKNIDAIDNSTGMLEVLKEKAEKANVKNINPVLKDLEKDDLGENKYELIISSMTLHHIKDIESFLKKLYKALKKDGYIAIADLEEEDGTFHSDNEGVHHFGFNKENLKKILEKVGFKDINILTVNFINKNGKDYPVFLAIARK; encoded by the coding sequence ATGAGCCGATTTGATGAACTTGCAAAACAATGGGATGAAAAACCTTTAAGAGTAGAAAATGCTAAAAAAATAGGACAAGCTATACTTGATAATATACCTGTTTCTACAGATTGGAATGTTATGGATTTTGGAGCAGGAACTGGTCTTTTAACATTTTACATTCAACCATTTGTAAAAAATATAGATGCCATAGATAACTCTACAGGAATGCTTGAAGTATTAAAAGAAAAAGCAGAAAAAGCTAATGTAAAAAATATAAATCCAGTTTTAAAAGATTTGGAAAAAGATGATTTAGGAGAAAATAAATATGAACTTATAATAAGCAGTATGACACTTCATCATATAAAAGATATAGAAAGTTTTTTAAAAAAACTTTATAAAGCATTAAAAAAAGATGGATATATTGCAATAGCAGACCTTGAAGAAGAAGATGGAACTTTCCATTCTGATAATGAAGGAGTTCATCATTTTGGATTTAATAAAGAAAATCTTAAAAAGATTTTAGAAAAAGTAGGCTTTAAAGATATAAATATATTAACTGTAAATTTTATAAATAAAAATGGAAAAGATTATCCAGTATTTTTAGCAATAGCAAGAAAATGA
- the rlmB gene encoding 23S rRNA (guanosine(2251)-2'-O)-methyltransferase RlmB, whose product MDNEKFVIWGRNPVIEAIKSGRNLEKILIAHDSKFPKSLFKLAEENNIKIQKVPRKKVEELAGTKKTQGIVALVSPITYWEINKLLQKTIDEKGFLVFLDHITDPQNVGNIIRTSEVLGASGVVIPKERSAPINEVVVKGSAGAVFHIPISKVGSLRDTLEKFQKLGGWVVAIEKGGKPIHKLKFPFPVAIVLGSEGKGTSKSIIKMADIIATIPMKGKITSLNVASAGAIGIWEIAKQNWIEVEK is encoded by the coding sequence ATGGATAATGAAAAATTTGTAATATGGGGTAGAAACCCGGTAATTGAAGCAATAAAATCAGGGAGAAATTTAGAAAAGATACTTATAGCCCATGATAGTAAATTCCCAAAATCTTTATTTAAACTTGCAGAAGAAAATAATATAAAAATACAAAAAGTACCAAGAAAAAAAGTAGAAGAGCTTGCAGGTACAAAAAAAACACAAGGAATAGTAGCATTAGTTTCACCTATTACATACTGGGAAATTAATAAACTTTTACAAAAAACAATTGATGAAAAAGGATTTTTAGTGTTTTTGGATCATATCACAGATCCTCAAAATGTAGGAAATATAATAAGAACATCAGAAGTTTTAGGAGCATCAGGAGTAGTCATTCCAAAAGAAAGATCAGCACCTATAAATGAAGTAGTTGTAAAAGGTTCTGCAGGAGCAGTTTTCCATATACCTATTTCTAAAGTTGGAAGTTTAAGAGATACATTAGAAAAATTTCAGAAACTTGGCGGATGGGTTGTAGCAATAGAAAAAGGTGGAAAACCTATACATAAATTAAAATTTCCTTTTCCAGTTGCTATTGTTCTTGGTTCAGAAGGAAAAGGGACATCAAAATCAATAATAAAGATGGCCGATATCATAGCAACAATACCAATGAAAGGTAAAATAACATCTTTAAATGTAGCTTCAGCAGGAGCTATAGGAATTTGGGAAATAGCAAAACAAAACTGGATAGAGGTAGAAAAATGA